The following DNA comes from Pseudomonas sp. MYb118.
AAGCTCACCGACCTGTGGCTCAACCCGAAACAGGGCACCGACGCGGCGCTGGCGCAGGCGTTCAACCATGTGATCTTCAAAGAATTCCACCTGGACAAGCCGAGCGCCTACTTCACCGAGTACGCCAAGCGCTACACCGACTTGCCGGTGCTGGTGTTGCTCAAACCGACCGCCGATGCCAACCAGGCCGGTGGCTATCGAACCGGACCGTTTCCTGCGCGCCAGCGACCTGACCGACAACCTGGGCCAGGACAACAACCCGGAATGGAAGACCATCGCCCTGGATGCCAATGGCGAACTGGTCTCGCCACAAGGCTCCATCGGCTATCGCTGGGGCGAGAAGGGCAAGTGGAACATCCTGCCCCGTGAAGGCGGCGAAGGCCGCGAGATCGACCTCAAGCTCAGCCTGATCGGCGAAGACGTCGCCGAAGTGGCGTTCCCGTACTTTGCCGGTGAGTCCCAGGAGCACTTTCAGCACGTGGCCGGTGACGCCGTGCAATACCGCCGCGTACCGGTGCACAGTGTGACCCTGGCCGACGGCAGCGTGGCCAAGGTCGCCACCGTGTTCGACCTCTCGGCCGCCAACCTGGCGATCGACCGTGGCCTGGGTGGCGCCAACGTCGCCAAGGACTACAACGACGCCTCGGTGCCCGGCACCCCGGCCTGGCAGGAGCAGATCACCGGCGTGAGCCGTGAGAAAGCCATCCAGATCGCCCGTGAGTTCGCTGACAACGCCGACAAGACCCGTGGCCGTTCCATGATCATCGTCGGTGCGGCGATGAACCACTGGTACCACATGGACATGAACTACCGCGGGCTGATCAACATGCTCATGCTCTGCGGTTGCGTCGGCCAGACCGGTGGCGGCTGGGCGCACTACGTCGGCCAGGAAAAACTGCGTCCGCAGTGCGGCTGGCTGCCGCTGGCCTTCGGCCTGGACTGGAACCGTCCGCCACGGCAGATGAACGGCACCAGCTTCTTCTACGGGCACAGCTCGCAATGGCGCCACGAGAAGATGAACATGCACGACATCCTCTCGCCACTGGCCGACAAGTCGCAGTTCCCCGAGCACGCGCTGGACTACAACATCCGCGCCGAGCGCGCCGGCTGGTTGCCGAGCGCACCGCAACTGAATACCAACCCGCTGCACATCTGCCGCGACGCTGCGGCCGCCGGCATGGATCCCAAAGACTACGTGGTCAAGTCGTGGCAGGACGGTTCGCTGCGTTTCGCCTGCGAACAGCCGGACAGCCCGGTCAACTTCCCGCGCAACATGTTCATCTGGCGTTCCAACCTGCTGGGCTCCTCGGGCAAGGGCCACGAGTACATGCTCAAGTACCTGCTGGGCACCAAGAACGGGGTGATGAACGAAGACATCGGCCAGGTTGGCGACTGCAAGCCTGAAGAAGCCGAATGGGTCGATCAGGGCGCCATCGGCAAGCTCGACCTGGTGACCACCCTGGACTTCCGCATGTCCTCGACCTGCGTCTATTCCGACATCGTGTTGCCGACGGCAACCTGGTACGAAAAAGACGACATGAACACCTCGGACATGCACCCGTTCATTCACCCGCTGTCGGCGGCCATTGACCCGGCGTGGGAATCGCGTTCCGACTGGGAAATCTACAAAGGCATCGCCAAGGCGTTCTCGGCTATGGCCGAAGGGCACCTGGGCGTCGAGAAAGACCTGGTGACCGTGCCGTTGATGCACGACAGCGTGGGCGAGTTGGCCCAGCCATTCGGCGGCACCGACTGGAAAACCGCCGGCGTGGCCCCACAGCCCGGCAAGAACGCACCGAACCTGCAAGTGGTGGAGCGTGACTACACCAACATCTACAAGCAGTTCACCTCGCTCGGTCCGCTGCTGGAGAAACACGGCAACGGCGGCAAGGGCATCAACTGGAACACCGAAGAGGAAGTGGAATTCCTCGGCGAGCTGAACCACCACGAAACCGCCGCCGGTGTCAGCCAGGGCCGGCCAAAAATCGACAGCGCCATCGACGCCGCCGAAGTGATCCTGTCGCTGGCCCCGGAAACCAACGGCCATGTCGCGGTCAAGGCCTGGGCGGCGCTGTCGGAATTCACCGGCATCGACCACAGCCACCTGGCGGTGTCCAAGGCCCACGAGGCGATCCGTTTCCGCGACATCCAGGCGCAGCCGCGCAAGATCATCTCCAGCCCGACCTGGTCGGGGCTCGAGGATGAACACGTCAGCTACAACGCCGGCTACACCAACGTCCACGAAGACATCCCGTGGCGCACCATCACCGGTCGCCAGCAGTTCTACCAGGATCACCCGTGGATGCAGGCGTTCGGCGAGCAGTTCATGAACTACCGCCCACCGGTCAACACCCGCACCATCGCCGGTGTGAAGGGCAAACGTGGCAACGGTGAAGTCGAGATCGTCCTGAACTGGATCACCCCGCACCAGAAATGGGGCATCCACAGCACTTACACCGACAACCTGCTGATGCTCACCCTGAGCCGTGGCGGTCCGATCGTCTGGCTGTCGGAGAACGACGCCAAGCGCGCCAACATCGAGGACAACGACTGGGTCGAGTGCTTCAACGCCAACGGTGCGCTGACCGCCCGTGCGGTGGTCAGCCAGCGGGTGAAGGACGGCATGGTGATCATGTACCACGCCCAGGAACGCATCGTGAACGTGCCCGGCGCGCAGACCACCAAGACCCGTGGCGGCCACCACAACTCGGTCACCCGGGTGGTGCTCAAGCCGACTCACATGATCGGCGGCTACGCCCAGCAGGCCTACGGCTTCAACTACTACGGCACCGTTGGCTGCAACCGTGACGAGTTCGTGGTGGTGCGCAAAATGTCCAAAATCGACTGGCTCGATGGCACCGACGGCGATGCCTTGCCGCGTCCACTGCCGACTGACATCGAGGAGAACTGAGATGAAAATTCGCTCACAAATCGGCATGGTCCTCAACCTGGACAAGTGCATCGGCTGCCACACCTGCTCGATCACCTGCAAGAACGTCTGGACCAGCCGTGAAGGCATGGAATACGCCTGGTTCAACAACGTGGAAACCAAGCCCGGCATCGGCTACCCGAAAGAATGGGAAAACCAGGACAAGTGGAAGGGCGGCTGGATCCGCAATGCCAACGGCTCGATCAACCCGCGCATCGGCGGCAAGTTCCGCGTGCTGGCGAACATCTTCGCCAACCCGGACCTGCCGAGCCTGGACGATTACTACGAACCGTTCGACTTCGACTATCAGCACCTGCACACCGCGCCCTTGGGCGAGCACCAGCCGGTGGCGCGTCCGCGCTCGCTGGTTTCGGGCAAGCGCATGGAGAAAATCGAGTGGGGCCCCAACTGGGAGGAAATCCTCGGCACCGAATTCGCCAAGCGTCGCAAGGACAAGAACTTCGACAAGATCCAGGCGGACATCTACGGCGAGTACGAAAACACTTTCATGATGTACCTGCCGCGCCTGTGCGAGCACTGCCTCAACCCGGCGTGCGCGGCGTCGTGCCCGAGCGGCGCGATCTACAAGCGTGAAGAAGACGGCATCGTCCTGATCGACCAGGAAAAATGCCGTGGCTGGCGGATGTGCATCAGCGGCTGCCCGTACAAGAAGATCTACTTCAACTGGAAAAGCGGTAAATCCGAGAAGTGCATCTTCTGCTACCCACGGATCGAAGCCGGCATGCCGACCGTCTGCGCCGAAACCTGCGTCGGCCGCATCCGCTACCTCGGCGTGCTGCTGTATGACGCCGACCGCATCAGCGAAGTGGCGAGCACCGCCAACGAGCAGGACCTGTACGAGAAGCAACTGGAGATCTTCCTCGACCCGAATGACCCGGCGGTGATTCGCCAGGCCCTGGCCGACGGTGTGCCGCAGTCGGTGATCGACTCCGCCCAGCGCTCGCCGGTCTACAAAATGGCCGTGGACTGGAAACTCGCACTGCCGCTGCACCCGGAATACCGCACCTTGCCGATGGTCTGGTACGTGCCGCCACTGTCGCCGATCCAGAACGCTGCCGAGGCCGGCACGGTCGGCATGAACGGGGTGATCCCGGACGTCGACAGCCTGCGTATTCCGCTGCGCTACCTGGCCAACCTGTTGACCGCCGGCGATGAAAAACCGGTCAAGCGTGCGCTCAAGCGCCTGCTGGCGATGCGCGCCTACAAACGCAGCGAGCAGGTCGAGGGTGTCAAGGATCTGCAAGTGCTGGCCGATGTCGGCCTGGACGTGAACCAGGTCGAGGAGATGTACCGCTACCTGGCCATCGCCAACTACGAAGACCGTTTCGTGGTGCCAAGCGCGCACCGCGAAGACGCCATGAGCGACGCGTTCGCCGAGCGTTCCGGTTGCGGCTTCAGCTTCGGCAGCGGTTGCAGCGGCAGTTCCGACACCAACATGTTCGGGGCGAAGAAGGCCAACCGTCGCGACATCCTCAAAACCGTGCAGTTGTGGGAGGACTGAGCATGCAAATCCTCAAAGTGATTTCGTTGTTGCTCGATTACCCGACCGAAACCCTGGTCAATGGCCGCGATGAGCTGGAACAGGCCATTCATGAGTCCCGGGAAATCAGCCCGAAACAGCGCGGTGCGCTGTTCGAGCTGCTCGAAGTGATCTGCGGCAATGACCTGATGGACGGGCAGGAGCACTACGGTGCGCTGTTCGGTCGGGGCCGCTCGCTGTCGCTGTTGCTGTTCGAACACGTGCATGGCGAGTCCCGCGACCGTGGCCAGGCCATGGTCGACATGATGGCGCAGTACGAAGAGGCCGGGTTCGCCATCGGCGTCAAGGAGCTGCCGGACTACATCCCGCTGTACCTGGAGTTTCTCTCCACCCGCGAAGACGGCGAGGTCCGCGAGGGCCTGGCTGACGTCGCGCACTTGCTGGCCTTGCTCGCGGCGCGCCTGGAGGAGCGTGAAAGCGCCTACGCCAGTTGCTTCCGCGCGCTGTTGCAGATCTCCGGCACCGAGCCGCATCAGGCCGTGGCCGATCTGCGCGAGCAGGTCGCTGCGGAGAAACGCGACGACTCCCTCGAAGCCCTCGACAAGGTCTGGGAAGAGGAGGCCGTGGACTTCCTCAAGGCCGAGCAGCAGGAGCGTTGCGGCTCGCTGCCAGGCGCACCGGGCAAGGCCCGCGAGGAAAGCGCAGTGCCGTTGCACTGGGTGGATTTTCAGCATGAAGGGCAGGCCGCGGTGGCTGCCAAGGAGACACGCAATGTCTAAGTGGAATCTGTTGGTGTTCGGGATCTATCCCTACGTCGCGTTGGCGATCTGCCTGATCGGCAGTTGGGCGCGCTTCGACTTGTCGCAGTACACCTGGAAGGCCGGCTCCAGCCAGATGCTCAACGGGCGCGGCATGCGCGTGGCGAGCAACTTCTTCCACGTCGGCGTGCTGTTCGTGCTGGCCGGTCACTTCGTCGGCCTGCTGACCCCGGCCTCGGTCTATCACCACGTGATCAGCACCGAGCACAAGCAAATGCTGGCGATGGTCTCCGGCGGCTTCTTCGGCGTGCTGTGCCTGATCGGCCTGCTGATGCTGATCAAGCGTCGCCTGACCGACCCACGGGTACGGGCCACGTCCAGTACCTCGGACATCCTGATCCTGTTCGTGCTGCTGGCGCAGTTGCTGCTGGGCCTTCTGACCATCGTCGCGTCCACCGCGCACATGGACGGCTCGGTGATGGTGATGCTCGCCGACTGGGCGCAGAACACCGTGATGCTGCGGCCGGTGGAAGCGGCGGCGTCCATCGCCCCGGTGGGCCTGACCTACAAGCTGCACGTGTTCCTGGGCCTGACCCTGTTCGTGCTGTTCCCGTTCACCCGTCTGGTGCACATCGTCAGCGCGCCAGTGTGGTACCTGGGACGTCGTTATCAAATCGTTCGGCAGAAATTCTGAGGAGGTCATCATGTCAGGTTGTGGATGTGGCGGCGGTGGTGCGGGTGGCGGTGGCTGCGGGTCTTCTCGGGTCGTCGAGGAAGTGACAGAGGTTGCACCTGCTGCGCAGTTCGAGGCGCTTGCGGTTGAGCCTGCGGTGGTTGAAGAAGCGGCGCCCCAATTGATCGCCAGCAGTGAACAGGAATGGCCGATCGTCAGTGTCAACGGCGTGGCGATCACCCCGGAAGCACTGGCCCAGGAACTGCAATATCACCCGGCCGAGAGCCGCGAGGAGGCGGTATACCTGGCCGCCAAGGCGCTGGTGATCCGCGAGTTGCTGCAGCAACGCATCGCCGAACTCGGGCTGGCGCTCGAGGTCGGTGCCGGCGAAAACGAAGAGGAGGCGGCCACGCGCTTGTTGCTCGAGCGTGAGGTCAAGGTGCCGGACCTGGATGAAGAAACCAGCCAGCGGTATTACGACAGCAACCGCGCACGCTTTCACAGCGCGCCGTTGCTGGCGGTGCGGCACATCCTGCTCGAATGCGCGCCGGACGATGCCGAGGCCCGCAGCATTGCCTTCGATCAGGCCGAAGTGCTGCTGCAACGGCTTAATGATTTCCCCGGCAGCTTCGCCGAACTGGCCCTGAAGTACTCGGCCTGTCCGTCGAAGGAGCAGGGCGGTTCGCTGGGACAGATCAGCAAGGGCCAGACCGTGCCGGAGCTGGAGCGTCAACTGTTCACGCTGCCAACCGGGCTGGCCGGCAAACCGCTGGAGAGCCGCTACGGCTGGCATGTGATCAGCGTCGATCAGCGCATCGAAGGCCAGCAGTTGCCTTATGAAGCGGTGGCGACGGCGATCCGCACGCAGTTGCAGCAAGGTGTCTGGCAAAAAGCCCTGGTGCAGTACCTGCAAACCCTGATCGGTGCAGCGGATGTGCGCGGCATTCATTTGCAGGGCGCTGATTCGCCATTGGTGCAGTAAGCGACGAGGCCAACGTGATGAACGCTGTGATGCAAGACGGTTTTGGACGCAAGATCGACTATCTGCGGATGTCGGTGACAGATCGCTGTGATTTTCGCTGCGTGTATTGCATGGCGAAAACCATGACCTTCCTGCCGCGCCAGCAGGTGCTCACCCTGGAGGAATTGCAGCGCCTGGCCACGGTGTTCGTCGGCATGGGCGTGCGCAAGATCCGCCTGACCGGGGGCGAGCCGCTGATCCGTCCGGGTATCGTCGAGCTGTGTCGCAACATCGCCGCGTTGCCCGGCCTGCGCGAACTGGTGATGACCAGCAACGGCTCGCAACTGGGCCGGCTGGCCCGGCCCCTGGTGGACGCCGGCGTCAAGCGCATGAACATCAGCCTCGACAGCCTGGACCCGCAGCGGTTTCGCGCGATCACCCGCATCGGCGATCTCGACCAGGTGCTCAACGGCATCGAAGCGGCGCGCGATGCCGGTTTCGAGCGGATCAAGCTCAATTGCGTGGTGATGAAGGGGCGCAACTTCGATGAAGTGCCGGCGTTGGTGCAGTACGCCATCGACCAGCGCATCGACATCAGTTTCATCGAGGAAATGCCCCTGGGCGATGTCGGCCGTTCACGTGGTGAGTCGTTCTGTTCCAGCGACGAGGTGCGGGCAGAAATTGCCCGTCACCACGGCCTGCTCGACAGCACGGAAAACAGCGGCGGCCCGGCGCGCTATGTGCGCCTGGAACGCCATCCACACACCCGTATCGGTTTTATCTCACCCAACAGCCACAACTTCTGCGGCACCTGCAATCGGGTGCGCATGACTGTGGAGGGCAAACTGCTGCTGTGCCTCGGCCAGGACGACGCCCTCGACCTGCGTGGGTTGCTGCGTCGCTATCCGCTGGACGACCAGCCGGTGATCGCCGCGGTGCACAAGGCACTGCGCGGCAAACCGCTGCGCCATGACTTCAACCCGCAGGGGGAGGTGCAGATTGTGCGGTTCATGAATATGAGTGGGGGGTGACATAACCCATTGCACACCACCCCCCCTGTAGGAGCGAGCTTGCTCGCGATGGCGGAGCGTCAGGCGACATCACTTCAGGCTGATGCACCGCTATCGCGAGCAAGCTCGCTCCTACAGTGAGTGCGGTGGTCGGCGGTATCCCTTCTAAAGTTTCCCTTTCCTCGCCGCTTTCGGGCGGCTTTTTTTTCCCCGCCCAATCTTGATGTCGATCAATTGCATCGCCCGGTTTTGTCCGTACCCTTCACAGCATCTTGTGTTTTTGAATTACTAAAAATCAATATGTAGTGTTTGGAGGCCGAATGCACAGCACGCTGATCTCAGTGGGATGTAACCGCTTGCACAAGCGCAATGGCGATCTGGTTGCCTTTGATGCCAACAAGATCCGCCAGGCGTTGATCGCGGCGGGCAAGGCGACCGGCGAGTACACGGACGTCGAAGTGGAGGGCTTGCTCGAGGCGGTATTGGCCCGCTTGGAAGACATGCCCAGGTTGCATGTCGAGCAGGTCCAGGACCGAGTCGAGCGGGTGTTGATGGACGCCGGTTACTTCTTCGCCATGCGTGCCTACATCGTCTACCGCGAACAGCACGGCCGCCTGCGCCGCGA
Coding sequences within:
- the narH gene encoding nitrate reductase subunit beta, translating into MKIRSQIGMVLNLDKCIGCHTCSITCKNVWTSREGMEYAWFNNVETKPGIGYPKEWENQDKWKGGWIRNANGSINPRIGGKFRVLANIFANPDLPSLDDYYEPFDFDYQHLHTAPLGEHQPVARPRSLVSGKRMEKIEWGPNWEEILGTEFAKRRKDKNFDKIQADIYGEYENTFMMYLPRLCEHCLNPACAASCPSGAIYKREEDGIVLIDQEKCRGWRMCISGCPYKKIYFNWKSGKSEKCIFCYPRIEAGMPTVCAETCVGRIRYLGVLLYDADRISEVASTANEQDLYEKQLEIFLDPNDPAVIRQALADGVPQSVIDSAQRSPVYKMAVDWKLALPLHPEYRTLPMVWYVPPLSPIQNAAEAGTVGMNGVIPDVDSLRIPLRYLANLLTAGDEKPVKRALKRLLAMRAYKRSEQVEGVKDLQVLADVGLDVNQVEEMYRYLAIANYEDRFVVPSAHREDAMSDAFAERSGCGFSFGSGCSGSSDTNMFGAKKANRRDILKTVQLWED
- the narJ gene encoding nitrate reductase molybdenum cofactor assembly chaperone, which encodes MQILKVISLLLDYPTETLVNGRDELEQAIHESREISPKQRGALFELLEVICGNDLMDGQEHYGALFGRGRSLSLLLFEHVHGESRDRGQAMVDMMAQYEEAGFAIGVKELPDYIPLYLEFLSTREDGEVREGLADVAHLLALLAARLEERESAYASCFRALLQISGTEPHQAVADLREQVAAEKRDDSLEALDKVWEEEAVDFLKAEQQERCGSLPGAPGKAREESAVPLHWVDFQHEGQAAVAAKETRNV
- the narI gene encoding respiratory nitrate reductase subunit gamma, which translates into the protein MSKWNLLVFGIYPYVALAICLIGSWARFDLSQYTWKAGSSQMLNGRGMRVASNFFHVGVLFVLAGHFVGLLTPASVYHHVISTEHKQMLAMVSGGFFGVLCLIGLLMLIKRRLTDPRVRATSSTSDILILFVLLAQLLLGLLTIVASTAHMDGSVMVMLADWAQNTVMLRPVEAAASIAPVGLTYKLHVFLGLTLFVLFPFTRLVHIVSAPVWYLGRRYQIVRQKF
- a CDS encoding peptidylprolyl isomerase, whose amino-acid sequence is MMSGCGCGGGGAGGGGCGSSRVVEEVTEVAPAAQFEALAVEPAVVEEAAPQLIASSEQEWPIVSVNGVAITPEALAQELQYHPAESREEAVYLAAKALVIRELLQQRIAELGLALEVGAGENEEEAATRLLLEREVKVPDLDEETSQRYYDSNRARFHSAPLLAVRHILLECAPDDAEARSIAFDQAEVLLQRLNDFPGSFAELALKYSACPSKEQGGSLGQISKGQTVPELERQLFTLPTGLAGKPLESRYGWHVISVDQRIEGQQLPYEAVATAIRTQLQQGVWQKALVQYLQTLIGAADVRGIHLQGADSPLVQ
- the moaA gene encoding GTP 3',8-cyclase MoaA, with protein sequence MNAVMQDGFGRKIDYLRMSVTDRCDFRCVYCMAKTMTFLPRQQVLTLEELQRLATVFVGMGVRKIRLTGGEPLIRPGIVELCRNIAALPGLRELVMTSNGSQLGRLARPLVDAGVKRMNISLDSLDPQRFRAITRIGDLDQVLNGIEAARDAGFERIKLNCVVMKGRNFDEVPALVQYAIDQRIDISFIEEMPLGDVGRSRGESFCSSDEVRAEIARHHGLLDSTENSGGPARYVRLERHPHTRIGFISPNSHNFCGTCNRVRMTVEGKLLLCLGQDDALDLRGLLRRYPLDDQPVIAAVHKALRGKPLRHDFNPQGEVQIVRFMNMSGG